Sequence from the Mytilus galloprovincialis chromosome 13, xbMytGall1.hap1.1, whole genome shotgun sequence genome:
gaaattgatagaaaaccacaaattgggaattttggaaataaaggaggagggattaaaaaaaagattttcctgttcccaataacctatgatttatgatacttttgctgaaattctccagtcattcaatatttcacaaattcttccaacaacactttacatactttaaactacgctctgaatgcccgcgatttcgcgggtgtgttctagtcattTTTAAAGGAAATCTTAATCAATTTGCAACAACTTGATAAATTTGCTACAACTTGACAAATTCTTTTTCATTGGTTTTAGTGGGTTTTTTTGAGTATAGAAACATTGGAATACATCTTACACATCTTGTTCACCTTCAGCTTTTCCAGTATTAAAAGAACCAATATACATGTTTACTATGagtaaatctttaatttttttcccttACTTTTTCAGAGGCTCAGGAAgcagaaagaaagaaagaaagtcAAGAAGATTCTGTTGAAACATATGAAATGGCATTTGAGAGAATTCGTGAAATGACTGGAGAGGAAGACCTTGACCTGTTGGTTAATCGATTTATTGAAGTTGAAGATCGCAACTTTGCATTGTTTAACTTtgtaaatgaacaaaataatgagATTGAGAAATTAAATGACGAAATCAAAGATGTAAGTTTAAGTTTGTTTTGGTTTCTACATGTTTTTCAATTCTCTGTATCATAGTATAGTTCATATTATAAGAATTCTGGGTAATAATTTCAAAGGAGCACTTAAGAGGTGAAATTTTACCAATGATTTCACattcttttttcatgtttattattATGGTTAACAAGGCAATTATTTGTACTCCTCTTGAAAAGTTTTATAAAAGAAATTGTAAGTTCCCTTTCAAGGCCAATGCTTCAACCTGTTCACAATAAACTTGCtctgaaaagtgaaaaatcttttttctcattggtaatcataccacatcttttttttatatacataaatacatGGAAGGTAAATTTTAAGACTACAACTGTGAGATAAGTATTAAtttcttgtatttattttcagattgaaaacgaaattgaaaaattcaaactAACAGGAATTGAGTTGGAAGATAAGAGAAAGAAAATCTTGAAGGAGCTTGAGGAACAACAAGCAAGCTCTTCTAAAGAAGCCGATGAGTATGaacaaaagaataaagaaatatctAAAATACTTGATCAGTTAAGAGCAGGTTAGTTAAACatgagttattccccctttttagGAAACTTTAATGACTAATTACGtaataaagtatttaaataaaaaaaagcaaaacttGTGGTGGAGAATAAAATACCAAATACACAAAACCCTTTTAACAATATAAATAGAAAGATAATTTAAATAGAAAGAATGGTATTCAGCAACAATAAAATACGTAACAGGGAATGAACCCATGTATTGAGAGTGATATTCCAATTGAATATCTTCCATAATCCACTACAACATATATTTTACACACAAAAGACACTTGGAAAACCAGGTAGTTACCTATAGCTTTTGAGatgattttataatttcataaaacaaattaaagagtTTGGTACCCATCTATAGATTGTATTTTATAGTGCCTTTTCTTAGTCAAATACCAGTATGTAATTTTGGAACAGCTGTAATTCAAGTTGTCATTTGAGGCTGCATTTTAGCTAGTAAGCTGAACTGCCTGTCAAGCAACAAAATCCATGTCCAAAACACTTTTACAGAAATATTCACCTATTCACCTGACGGCTTACAAAATTACTGGTATTATCTTTTTTATCTATTTCAGGTATTGACTCtctatttaataaaataaactgTGACAGATCAGCAATTGATGACATGTTAGGAGCAGCATCAGGGGTTACCGATAGCAACATGATACAATACTTAGGAATCATTGAACAAAGAACAAATGAATTATTAGCAATACAGTCTTACATTGGATCTAAGGTATGGAACagcaatttatatatatttgaaattgttGGGTTGTTATATCATTTACCATAGCTATGATATGTTGTCATTGATTGGTAATGTTAGTATCTTGAAagcattttaaagttataaacaCTGCATGAAACTTTACATACTGCAGTGCAACTGTTACTAATATTATCAAGGATCATATGCAAtcagaaatttataaattaatcaaatTGATGGTTAGAACAATCAacttttaaatgaagaaatagatatatgaaaatatatggagttttttttttttttatatatttgatactAATCTTCTTGCTTTTTTTGCAATATAGATCTACTTCTATAAATTTGTATGATTAAGTTGTGTTTTACTACTTCAttttatttgatgattaatttttCCAAGATATTATTTTTACTGACTTACTATTTGTTTTAGGATACTGATCAGACGAGATTTGAGAAGACTGGTCCTGGTTTACTAGGAGAAGGACCTGCAGCACCACAACAACAATTACCCATACTTCCTCCATCAGTCGGGTAAGTAAATAACAATCTAATCATGTGACTTTGTTCAGACACAAAAACTATGTTGcacatttattttaatgaaatatttgctactggacattaagcaaccaacaatcaatcaatcttgcaTCATCTAAAATTCATCATCATGAGATTTTCTATTTGTTACCCTGATTTGTATGTTAAACACTATCAATAAATCAAAACACCAACCCCAAAATCTTATATTCTTACCCAAAAACTCTATTAATTAGtttggaaaatttgaaaattacaatTAACTATCTGaacatttttatcaattaaaGGGACCTACCTCTAGATTTCTTCCAAACATATAAGCATTTATTTCTAACAATTTACTATTGAGGATTGATTAGGATAAAATACAACTAACATATCTTtacatatcgtcgctgggcttctaaaatgtcgtatatgacttttttggctaaaaatactttttgacaccaatgatctgggcgggaggaaatcttttgtattacaaaatagcatacagttcgaccaatcaaaatgtgtgaaataagacatattacaaaattgccaatgtcagttgtttgtaaagtttgcttccaaaatgttttatgaaaacttaaaaatcgttgtagaatggctttgggaaaaaaaaataattgtacatttctttatttctgtgaaaatgatttaagttcttggataatccagaaatgtcaacgtttttatttcactgctatttacaaaaatgttcaagttcacatatgacattttggaagcatgcattttgccaaatgtttcaaagcctgtttgtgagaatttttttcttgaaaaatttgtaatttacaacattttagaagcccagcgaggATATAACTATTTGCCCTATCATTGAGGGGTGATGTGGATAAAAACTAACATATCTTTATCTGTCAATACATACACTAAATAATTCAGCCAtctttaattattgttttatttatttttcagtgaTGAATATGACAGCGAAGGAAGTGATGCAAGTGAAGATGAAGCACGACCTTTCACCCGAGCAGAGTTACAATCACGAGTAATGAAGACAGTACGAAAACGTGAATCAGCAGCTAAAAAAGATGCTCATAAATATGACTTATCAAATGCCagagaaaaaacacaaaaaagtaaaaagacaaataaatagtAATGAACTATGAATTTTATTCTGTTATTTAGTTATTCTgttgacaatttgtgtaaataattatttgcTATATAAGTCTTATACGGC
This genomic interval carries:
- the LOC143057055 gene encoding outer dynein arm-docking complex subunit 1-like; its protein translation is MPRPRSARSDTSDADLEGMAEQELVKLQRQYRIMEGDRAAYTEESQNLIRKQKASIGQLESEKQELLKELRLAESRSNQDKDDVNTDTLVTLAEVKDENETDIDEEKKMHIELDAEIRKWEKKIKDQHKNMGGVHMSSQHTVQMQKTVRTLENRLDQSKQAFCKQLSENAKQRDEIESLRVERNRFDNLYKKLEKELQQLQKKKGELIESSTQAYDARDEAQAKIILLKEKADKDLQQHQAEMKELLRVIDHDRALREFMGIKGQERQEDPQLVAWRQKKEAQEAERKKESQEDSVETYEMAFERIREMTGEEDLDLLVNRFIEVEDRNFALFNFVNEQNNEIEKLNDEIKDIENEIEKFKLTGIELEDKRKKILKELEEQQASSSKEADEYEQKNKEISKILDQLRAGIDSLFNKINCDRSAIDDMLGAASGVTDSNMIQYLGIIEQRTNELLAIQSYIGSKDTDQTRFEKTGPGLLGEGPAAPQQQLPILPPSVGDEYDSEGSDASEDEARPFTRAELQSRVMKTVRKRESAAKKDAHKYDLSNAREKTQKSKKTNK